Part of the Xiphophorus couchianus chromosome 19, X_couchianus-1.0, whole genome shotgun sequence genome is shown below.
TGACATGGATGCTGTAGGAGAAGTAGTAAATTCCAGGAACATGGCAGGTGAAGATGCCTGACTCAGGGTCATAGTGATTCTCAGCATTGTAAACAATCTGGTCAAACTTGATGGGAGTGCCAGCAGCAGGGTAGGGAGTGGCCAGAACTGCAGTGAATGCAGACACGGAGGACTTGACCATAACCTCACTCAGTCCCATGCCCTTCTCGAAGACAACCTCACCAGGAGGTCCAGGGGGACCAGGAGGGCCAGCGGGGCCGGGCTCTCCATCAGCTCCGGGCTCACCGGGTTGACCAGCGGGACCCTGAGGTCCAGAAACACCCTTTGCAGCCAAACCAGCAGGACCAGGAGGTCCAGGGAGACCTGGGTGTCCTTTAGGGCCAGTAGCACCAGAAGGTCCTTGTGGTCCAGCAGGTCCTCTTTGACCAGGAGATCCATCAGATCCAGAGGCACCTGGCTCACCAGGGCGACCAGTGTGTCCTTTGGGTCCAGCAGGCCCTGGGATACCTGGAGCACCTGGGGTACCTGGAGCACCACCATCACCTTTGTCACCTGCAGGTCCAGTGGCCCCTCTGGGTCCAGGAGGACCAGCTGCCCCTGGATAACCCTGCTTGCCTTGGAAACCCTGTGCTCCCTGATCTCCCTTGTGTCCCTTAGGTCCCTGAGGTCCAGATGGACCTGTGTCACCTTTAAGACCAGTGGGGCCAGTGGCTCCAGGGAAACCTCTTTCACCTTGAGGTCCAACTGGACCCATTGAGCCAGTGGCACCAGTAGCCCCAGTATAACCTGTTGGGCCCTGCTCTCCCTTTGGACCTGTGGCACCTGGGCTACCTGAGgctcctctctctcccttctCACCATTTGCACCTGGCTTTCCGTATCCTGGAACTCCAGGGGCACCAGGAGCTCCAGCCGGTCCCTGATGACCCTTAGGCCCAGCAGGACCAGGCAAACCGGGGGCACCATTCTCACCTGATTTACCTGGAAGACCTATACCTGGGGCACCAGTGTGTCCCTTGGGTCCCTGTGGTCCCATGGGGCCAGAAGAACCATCTCTACCTGGGCTACCTGACTTTCCTGGCTCACCATTGGTACCTGGTTTGCCTGGCCTTCCGATTCCTGGTGCACCGGTTGCTCCAGTTGGACCCATAGGTCCCTGAGGTCCGGTTTCACCTTGAGGTCCAGGAGCTCCAATCCCTCTATCACCCTTAGCCCCAGGAAGTCCAGGAACACCTGGATGTCCTTTCAAGCCAGGCTCTCCTCTTGGTCCCATTGCTCCAGGAAGGCCAGAAGGTCCTGGTTTGCCAGTTGCAGACAGACCAGCAGGTCCAGGGCTTCCAGGAGAACCAGGAACTCCCCTTGGTCCCTGAAGGCCAGTGGCTCCGGTGTCTCCCCTCTCACCAGGTGCTCCAGGGATGCCGGGTTTGCCAGGTCCACCTGGAGTTCCAGGTTTGCCAGCGATGGAGCGGCCAGGTTGTCCGGGAGGTCCAGGGGGCCCTTGAGGTCCAGAATAACCTACGCCATCCTGACCTGGGGAGCCAGGTGGGCCTTGAGGTCCCTCGGGGCCAGGCTCACCTGGAGGACCAGGCTCACCTGCCACTGATACCACTGTGTGAGCGAAAGAGGGATCATCATGAGtaccaaaaccaaaacagtcAAAAACTATTGAAATTACACTTTGGTTGTTGGGCTGTGTTGAGCCACCATCATGCatgttcaaacaaaacaaaacaaaataaaatgtttggttcaTGTTCTCAACTGGTCCCATTCAGTGACACGATTTCTAATCTTTAATATAATACATTTGTGTTGGAATGTAATTgattcaaattcattttaaaatggagCTATTAGAAGAGTTCTCGACccaattttcacaaaataaagtgcaaataaatCCATCTAAAAGACATAAAGGCCTTGTATCTGATTGGGTCTAATTGAGATGCGCTCATTCTATTCTCTTTCATTGTGGTCACGTGTTTGAGTGaaaacatctctctctctctctctctctccctggaATACTCTCTGGCTAATTCTGGCCCAGTTTGGATAAAGCGAAACCAGATGTCTTGAGTTTTGTGTTAAGCAGGCACACCCAGGCAAAAGCCATACCACTGGGTTACTGGGCTGTAATTGCCTGTGTCgaaaccaaaaataatataCAAACAGCTcatttctggaaataaaaacaagggtGTTTACTCGCAGAAATGCAACATGGAATATTTGCAATGCCTTTTTGGaaagacctaaaaaaaaaaaaagaaaaaagaaaaatgtatattttaaggTGGTGgacttgttttgtgtttgttcttttgtgaCTGTTCTGGAAAACTCATCATATCCAGTTCTCTGTGGAGCGCTTGCAAACATACACAGGGAACTAGATTCTATCCTTGATGTAAAGAAGCAGtaatcttgcaaaaaaaaacaaaaaaaaaaaacagcataaaaatgtgtatatgTATAACATTACAAGTGCAGTTCTAtaactttgcattttgtcaaaacattttatgtttaaatgctAAGGGGAACTTCTGTACATCAatctattaaaaacataaaattaaacaataaccaaaaaaaaaaaaaaactgtaaaaaagtaTCAGATTCTTCAAACTGCAGAAGCAGAAAAGAGTCTGACTCGGCACTGACTGAACAGGTTTGTCATTCTGCATCTAAACAGAGACGATGAGTGGAGAGAGGCAGGTCCACTGacgcagccaatcagagcgcgGCACTGCCGCTCAGCAAAGTggagttcagtttttaaaaatcctacACAGCTGTGCTCAGCATCTGCCTGTGTGCATCAGTCATGTGAAACTGGCTAATTTCTTGAAGATTCAAGACGCCACGAACTCCGGCTGAGGTAACAGTAACTTCTATATTGAAGAAATGCTGATTATCTTgcttaatttttcatttagaaaaaaactgaaaagccaACAGCTTGTGTACAAGATTGCGTTTTGCTCACCGTGGCTCTTAACATTCATGGGCACCACTTTCTTCACCACGTAGCCCTTTCCAGTGGCTGCTGCAGAGGCCACAATGAGAAGGAGGATGCTTGCCACTCGTAGGTCCATCTTGCAAGCTCAAACCTgcggggaaaaagaaaaagattgtcAGTGCAACTGTCTCACAGGTAAATCTTTCTAGCATCACTTGCTATCATGTACTGCAGAGATTTGTTCTAACACTGAAGTTGCAAATTGGCACACAAGATGTCTGTTAGCAGGATCTTCTGAATATTGCCAGAGAAGCATCCTGAAGTTCTACTTGTTTCTCCATTGAGCCAAGGCCTAGAGAAAGCCTAGATCTCTGCTATTGCTTCTCCACAGAAAGAAACACTCAGAGTGGAAGAGGAAGGTCGAACATACCGGCATCCAAAGGGGAAGAAACCCAAATCTCTTCTGCACCAGAGAGCTCTTGGTGCCGCTGTATATCCTTAGGGTAGGAGCACAACTGAGGATATGCTGTCCTCCAGTACAATGATGTGGGTATTTATACCATATCTGCCCCtcacatcattaaaaaaactcaCCAAAAAAGCACCTCCCTCCTTAGAGCTAGGGTGTAATTAGCAGACAGATCTTCCCAAAGCGGGCATGTCACGTCAGAGTGCCTCCATGTCTTGAATATCCAGACACATGATtatcacattttcttctgtcttctctcttcttgaaataaaatcttgataAAGGAAAATTGCTTTGAGGAATTCGAGGAATAGTTTGATGCCATTTAGTTCCTGTATAGTTATCGATCGGCCTGATTGCTGGTAGACCTTTATCCCTTAGATTTattacttttctattttttctaaTTCTTGTAAGGATTACAAACTTATCGtgattacttatttattataatgactatttattattttttaaaatttcttcagctatttaattagtttttcaaTATATTTCCTATGATCAGTCCTTCCAGCtattacataaatgttttgtctgttttgtttactttgcaTATTCATATATTGACATATGAAATGACAGAGGCATATTTATGAGCAGTAATAGTAgttcttttcttcatttcctccttttcttctcactcgatttgcattttattttctaacccccaaaaagagaaaaaatataaccACTTTAtgacatatttaatttgaaaaactgGTTATCTATAATGTTTgtattcagaaaacaaaattcgTACATAACACTTTCTGAAAATGGGTCAAACAATTTCTACCAATATGAAGCTTACTGTGAGGATTTAATAAAGTTACTCTACATTGCAAACTGTATAAATTATGGGTTTGATAACTAAGATCAATTGAAATGTATGTATGAAtgaattgaaattattatttttttaataaaaataattcacaacatttgttgtgaattggcgctaTTGTAATTAAAGTGAATTGAAGTCATGATTTGTTAGGGAGGAGAGTTATCTGGACCTTTTTGAAAgagtcaaaatatttaaagaactAATATAGGACAATATTGAAAGGGACTAACAtgttatttaaactttaatatcCACATTATTTGATCAGATTGGTCTAGTTAGGATACAGCATGGGATgaagtacatttttaatatttcttgttCGCTTTTGCCTCTTTGGACGTTAAAGAGCCTCTATCTTAACATCTGAGTACATGCAGTGCAACCGCTCAGCCACCAGGGGGCATGTTTTCACTTGTGTACAGCAGATTTTTCACAGCCATACCCTTGTGGTCATGCATTATTTTTGGTCCTCTCAGTGCACATATATTACGCAGGGTTTGGGGTGCATTTGCTCCAGTAAATCTGGTTCCTGTCGTGATGTGATGTTGTATTTCCTCAGTCAGCCCCTGAGTTATGCTCCCTTGCCCTCCACCTTGCTTACTTTGAGATCTTCCGACTGTAATTTCACAGCTTCAGGCCCAGCCACATAGGAAATGCATACACCCAAATAATCACATGTTCTCTAACACACCAGCAGCCATAAACGATGTGTA
Proteins encoded:
- the col10a1a gene encoding collagen, type X, alpha 1a — encoded protein: MDLRVASILLLIVASAAATGKGYVVKKVVPMNVKSHVVSVAGEPGPPGEPGPEGPQGPPGSPGQDGVGYSGPQGPPGPPGQPGRSIAGKPGTPGGPGKPGIPGAPGERGDTGATGLQGPRGVPGSPGSPGPAGLSATGKPGPSGLPGAMGPRGEPGLKGHPGVPGLPGAKGDRGIGAPGPQGETGPQGPMGPTGATGAPGIGRPGKPGTNGEPGKSGSPGRDGSSGPMGPQGPKGHTGAPGIGLPGKSGENGAPGLPGPAGPKGHQGPAGAPGAPGVPGYGKPGANGEKGERGASGSPGATGPKGEQGPTGYTGATGATGSMGPVGPQGERGFPGATGPTGLKGDTGPSGPQGPKGHKGDQGAQGFQGKQGYPGAAGPPGPRGATGPAGDKGDGGAPGTPGAPGIPGPAGPKGHTGRPGEPGASGSDGSPGQRGPAGPQGPSGATGPKGHPGLPGPPGPAGLAAKGVSGPQGPAGQPGEPGADGEPGPAGPPGPPGPPGEVVFEKGMGLSEVMVKSSVSAFTAVLATPYPAAGTPIKFDQIVYNAENHYDPESGIFTCHVPGIYYFSYSIHVNGAHALVALYKNGQPIMFTYDEYNKGFLDQMSGSAVLLLDEHDTVYVQIPDEEANGVFAAENVHCSFSGFLIAST